The following are from one region of the Gambusia affinis linkage group LG02, SWU_Gaff_1.0, whole genome shotgun sequence genome:
- the LOC122820538 gene encoding uncharacterized protein LOC122820538 translates to MSCSVLAAIKHHISPVCTWKTSDVDQVGLEGRKLAEYIARERPNRGPRPELCKLVEDLTIFGRKWKVVTGNIVFGTFGFEQEEELYETLNKYLLRHGMCIFSLHGATCLIIQHGDYFAVVDCGSRNSQGLPSESGTSVVVFNTCLNDLMIHLINLRESLNAVEYGISAISVQEMYGNVETRAAVTADKRATDACHSASSHVASLSGSFHQGDAQFKYAGVQCAAISAVALTKHTLDSVFLWNADTLDDVVVLGNELYTFLRDNNLISGGSQLLSVPDLPKKMQVHGQSFDYAYGDYVTGAIDVLQKELIDAGVLSSLWDGLSKMCAKYETSFITISGNTCALISSNGRYAIVDSHARDSHGMIQSNGKSVVLYFNTLDEVFVYIKRFSSQLNVSPKLFEISGVHIVQMDSSKIASEHAAVVPGTSGVFDQSHSVDMQDDSCGEHSSQLDMSDMDDVQDDVVVTGFQSNVLYFNPVSEEITQSLCGKLNVDHQRANSVSCVVGELGVPCMTDEIVGDGNCFFRALSQAISGTQKNHRKIRLAVVNQLQRNSHMYDSILRSEYSSLSQYIAVSRMQYVGSWATEVEIQAAADYFGVNIFTFCNDKWLEYSSLSSLSNYGLYLRNINGNHYETVTCVKQPQSQTCYGYCMNVSGEYKTRNAYKKNLLYKEQKKLWIRNKYRDDETYQESFGNHFTKYHENESHRNKLKQISFSKYHNNESHREKRKQISIAKYRDDKSHRDKVKDLSRKKYLNPQHKSHIISNVELKRREIKIKSKEFDFVVAQFLDKVKEGPNFVCCVCFRLLFKHQVLNCRKDSYRKTKEMSLIADKCISDDYVHICNDACITPCNLKTCRNKLYICYCCHHKISKGQMPPESSCNNLTVDDIPPQLACLNTLEQHLIALHIPFMKMLALPKGGQNGVHGPVTCVPANVVETCSLLPRSNMEGSLLPVKLKRKLTYKGHYDYQYVDSMHVQEALWYLKHCNFHYKDVEFNESWINEFVQEDNNSVLNNDSVNEENEDIIDENDDDLLHDRQQHCMFQDTCLMPVDIGQEALDLYVDNVLNVAPSENNNPIKLLSDCTNEAKCFPVLFPSGFNTYHEKRQYRLTLSRYFNNRLLHADGRFARNVEYIFFAQYMSELEQVVSKVSIALRKGTSCTPQNMSEVLKDEQSINKLLEFDDGYRFLKPIRGTPAFWQTAQRDLLACVRMLGKPTWFASFSSADMRWTNLLYSILKQEGRTQTLEQLQWAEKCELLRRNPVTAARMFDFRWHVFVREVLMSPANPIGKIEDYYYRVEFQQRGSPHCHCLFWICDAPILDKNTDEEVIAFIDKYVTCEIPSEEDSLSEVVTSVQQHSKRHSKTCKKKRTVCRFNFPRPASCRTFICRGEKYQDPVTTCKCNLDKTDGNAECECIDKNKTRPYQMERDVASDILTRIKNAISGDNCPYNTVEEMFESLCMNQDLFETAYKRFSRNTHVVLKRQINEIWINQYSRPLLKAWNANIDIQYCVDAYACCVYIVSYMSKSEREIGLLLGNAQREAAKEGNVSAKEALKRLGSVYLHNRDVCAQEAVYRLTNMHLKECSRKVVFIPTGDNIVKMSLPISVLKQKATLQDLAPEDMWMTGIVDRYKNRPNDDVFSDMCLAKFASEYRVLSKNEKCKNSVKLNKDFGIVVKRTRTKPAVVRYARFSETKEPEKFYQSIMQLFMPYRFDNELKPAHCESFGDFYRTGVISFVNGTTHSVKSVVDLNRSEFEVESDHFEAVDNVTGDVMLEDAWAELCPEVELERLECVELQKERPIENSDQEQIPDLSFQSKDISVFEKRKITRTEGLALIRSLNEKQFSVFYQIRQWCLAKVNGKNPEPLHIFITGGAGTGKSHLIKAIEYESKRLLSTVCQSPDNTCVLLTAPTGIAAYNLEATTIHTTFSIGKDVRLPYTPLSEDKLNSLRVKYCDLQLLIIDEISMVDHNLLSYVHGRLRQIKQSVKSYGNISVIVVGDMYQLPPVKGKPLYSDGVATNIWSDLFKIVELTEIVRQKDAVFSQLLNRMRTRSKGTPILADDLQILKRCETGEVSSALHIFATNKQVNEHNIHRLYETCPEFLTIGAQDYVNDKKTGKLRLLEGHHAKASNTCLSEVLLLGNGARVMLCKNVDVSDGLVNGVCGTVTEILIPEKDKFPKVVYVKFDDERVGMQKRKSCHYPSSDLAGSTPIGPEEERATVKGGMRRQFPLRLAWACTVHKVQGLTVDEAVVSFSKIFAPGQAYVAISRVRNLLGLTIENFDEKRIYCKDDILVALQNMTPVLSGSIELDRFNTSIFTVFLMNVQSLNRHVKDLACYIEHWKPKCIAVTETWVSSTHTDTVKIDGYSFTNRPRCLSYNTRHPELIALQDQQHGGVGIYCADDVEFQVLPQPELNLECLVHRFCSCNMVLGVIYRPPLYPLSLFKNNLGKLLDWLEKQSDTIALIGDFNDDIFKSSTIKKFVCDKGYIQIVKEATTEKDTLIDHVYVKSKTYKVEAVVVPTYFSDHEGVMCGVAGPLLWSAEYLNLTISTFCVAIGFHSAT, encoded by the exons ATGTCATGTAGTGTTCTAGCAGCAATAAAACACCACATTTCTCCCGTTTGTACCTGGAAAACGTCAGATGTAGATCAAGTCGGTTTAGAAGGTCGGAAGCTGGCGGAATATATCGCTCGAGAAAGACCAAACAGAGGTCCTCGACCAGAGCTCTGCAAACTGGTTGAGGATCTGACAATTTTTGGTCGAAAGTGGAAAGTAGTAACTGGGAACATCGTGTTTGGGACATTTGGTTttgagcaggaggaggaactaTATGAAACGTTAAATAAGTACTTGTTGAGACATGGAATGTGTATCTTTAGTCTTCATGGTGCAACTTGCTTGATAATCCAGCATGGAGACTACTTTGCTGTTGTGGACTGCGGATCACGGAATTCACAGGGGTTGCCATCAGAATCTGGTACTTCTGTAGTTGTCTTTAACACTTGTTTAAACGATTTAATGATTCACCTTATTAACCTCAGGGAATCGTTAAATGCGGTCGAGTACGGAATCTCTGCTATTTCTGTACAAGAGATGTACGGTAATGTGGAGACACGTGCAGCAGTTACTGCTGACAAACGGGCTACAGATGCATGCCATAGTGCAAGTAGCCATGTTGCCTCACTCAGCGGGTCGTTTCATCAGGGTGATGCTCAGTTCAAGTATGCTGGAGTTCAGTGTGCAGCCATAAGTGCTGTTGCTTTAACAAAGCACACACTGGACAGCGTTTTTTTGTGGAATGCTGACACACTGGATGATGTCGTTGTCTTAGGTAATGAGCTATATACATTTTTGCGTGACAACAATTTAATCAGTGGTGGAAGTCAGCTTCTCTCTGTTCCAGACTTGCCTAAAAAGATGCAGGTTCATGGACAAAGTTTTGACTATGCTTATGGGGACTATGTTACCGGAGCCATTGATGTACTGCAAAAAGAGCTTATTGATGCAGGTGTGCTTAGTAGTCTTTGGGATGGACTCAGTAAGATGTGTGCAAAATATGAAACCAGCTTTATTACAATAAGTGGCAATACTTGTGCCCTTATTAGTTCTAATGGACGTTATGCTATTGTGGACTCTCATGCACGTGACAGTCATGGGATGATACAATCAAATGGAAAGAGTGTTGTCCTTTACTTCAACACTCTTGATGAGGTCTTTGTCTACATTAAAAGATTTTCTAGTCAACTGAATGTCTCTCCCAAGTTATTTGAGATCAGTGGAGTTCACATTGTTCAGATGGACTCAAGTAAAATTGCATCTGAACATGCAGCTGTTGTTCCAGGGACCAGTGGTGTTTTTGATCAATCACACAGTGTTGACATGCAGGACGATTCTTGTGGAGAACATTCATCCCAACTTGACATGTCAGACATGGATGATGTTCAAGATGATGTAGTTGTTACTGGTTTCCAAAGTAATGTATTGTATTTTAACCCTGTCTCTGAAGAGATTACTCAGTCACTGTGTGGAAAGTTGAATGTGGACCATCAACGGGCAAATTCTGTATCTTGTGTGGTCGGAGAACTGGGTGTGCCATGTATGACGGATGAAATTGTTGGAGATGGAAACTGCTTTTTTAGAGCACTTAGTCAAGCCATCAGTGGCACCCAGAAAAATCATCGCAAAATTAGGCTTGCTGTCGTAAACCAGTTGCAAAGGAATTCTCACATGTATGATAGTATTTTAAGAAGTGAGTATTCCTCCTTATCACAATACATTGCTGTTTCAAGGATGCAATATGTTGGGAGTTGGGCAACTGAAGTAGAGATTCAGGCTGCAGCTGATTATTTTGGtgttaatattttcacattttgcaatgATAAATGGCTTGAATACAGTTCTTTGAGTAGTTTGTCCAATTATGGTCTTTATTTACGAAATATTAATGGTAATCATTATGAGACAGTTACTTGTGTGAAGCAGCCTCAGTCACAAACATGTTATGGTTATTGCATGAATGTTTCTGGGGAATATAAAACTCG AAATGCGTATAAGAAAAATTTGCTAtacaaggaacaaaaaaaactttggattagaaataaatatcgTGATGATGAGACCTACCAAGAAAGCTTTGGAAATCA CTTTACCAAATATCATGAAAATGAATCTCATCGCAATAAACTTAAGCAAATTAGCTTTAGTAAATATCATAACAACGAATCTCATCGCGAAAAACGGAAGCAGATTAGCATTGCTAAATATCGTGATGACAAATCTCACAGAGATAAAGTTAAAGActtaagtagaaaaaaataccttAATCCACAACATAAGAGCCACATAATATCCAATGTAGAGCTAAAAAGACGggagataaaaataaagtcaaaggaatttgattttgttgttgcgCAGTTTTTGGACAAAGTAAAAGAGGGGCccaattttgtttgttgtgtatGCTTTCGGTTGTTATTCAAACATCAGGTGTTAAATTGTCGCAAAGATTCGTataggaaaacaaaagaaatgtctttAATAGCAGATAAATGTATAAGTGATGATTATGTGCATATATGTAACGATGCGTGCATAACACCATGCAATCTCAAAACTTGTCGAAATAAGTTGTATATTTGTTACTGTTGTCATCACAAAATTAGTAAAGGTCAAATGCCCCCAGAAAGTTCATGCAATAATTTGACTGTTGATGACATCCCTCCTCAGTTGGCATGCTTGAATACTTTGGAGCAACATTTAATAGCTTTACATATTCCGTTTATGAAAATGTTGGCTTTACCAAAAGGTGGACAAAATGGAGTGCACGGTCCAGTTACTTGCGTGCCAGCAAATGTTGTTGAAACGTGCAGTTTACTACCAAGAAGTAATATGGAAGGGTCTTTGTTACCTGTTAAGTTAAAGCGTAAATTGACATACAAAGGTCATTATGATTATCAGTATGTTGACTCAATGCATGTTCAGGAAGCTCTTTGGTACTTGAAACATTGTAACTTTCATTATAAAGATGTTGAGTTCAATGAATCTTGGATCAACGAGTTTGTTCAGGAAGataataattctgttttaaacaaTGATAGTGTTAATGAAGAAAATGAGGACATCATAGATGAAAATGATGATGACCTTTTACATGACAGACAGCAACACTGCATGTTCCAGGACACTTGTCTGATGCCTGTTGACATAGGACAAGAAGCATTGGATTTATATGTCGACAATGTCTTGAATGTAGCACCGAGTGAAAATAATAACCCTATAAAACTGCTGTCTGATTGTACTAACGAAGCAAAATGTTTCCCTGTATTGTTCCCATCGGGTTTTAACACTTATCATGAAAAGCGGCAGTATCGTTTGACTTTGAGTCGTTATTTTAATAACAGACTTCTTCATGCTGATGGTAGATTTGCGCGTAATGtggaatatattttctttgcacaGTACATGTCAGAACTGGAGCAGGTTGTGTCTAAAGTTTCAATAGCTTTACGTAAAGGTACAAGTTGTACACCTCAAAATATGAGTGAGGTTTTGAAGGATGAACAGTCtataaataaattgttggaGTTTGATGATGGTTATCGTTTCTTGAAACCTATTCGAGGCACACCAGCATTCTGGCAGACGGCTCAACGCGACTTGCTAGCTTGTGTAAGAATGTTGGGGAAACCCACATGGTTTGCCTCATTTTCATCTGCAGATATGAGATGGACTAATCTGCTTTACAGCATCTTAAAGCAGGAAGGCCGAACGCAGACTTTGGAACAGTTGCAATGGGCAGAGAAGTGTGAGTTGTTGCGTCGAAACCCTGTTACTGCTGCTAGAATGTTTGATTTTAGATggcatgtttttgtaagagAAGTGCTGATGTCTCCTGCTAATCCGATTGGAAAAATCGAAGACTACTATTATCGTGTAGAATTCCAGCAGCGTGGTTCGCCACATTGCCATTGTCTCTTTTGGATTTGTGATGCCCCAATTTTGGATAAGAACACAGATGAAGAGGTTATTGCATTTATTGATAAGTATGTGACATGTGAAATTCCGTCCGAAGAAGATTCGTTGTCTGAAGTTGTTACATCTGTACAACAGCATTCAAAACGACATTCCAAaacttgtaaaaagaaaaggacagtTTGTCGTTTTAATTTCCCTCGGCCTGCATCTTGCCGCACGTTTATTTGTCGGGGTGAAAAATATCAAGATCCGGTCACGACTTGTAAATGTAATTTGGATAAAACTGATGGTAATGCAGAATgtgaatgtattgataaaaataaaacgcgTCCGTATCAAATGGAAAGAGATGTAGCGAGTGATATTTTAACAAGGATAAAGAATGCTATTTCAGGGGACAACTGTCCATATAATACCGtagaagaaatgtttgaaagtttGTGCATGAATCaagatttatttgaaacagcATATAAAAGATTTAGTCGAAATACAcatgtggttttaaaaagacaaattaatgaAATCTGGATTAATCAATATAGTAGACCGCTGTTAAAAGCTTGGAATGCAAATATTGATATCCAGTATTGTGTTGATGCATATGCATGTTGTGTGTATATTGTATCTTATATGTCGAAAAGTGAGCGTGAAATTGGTCTTCTTCTCGGAAATGCACAAAGAGAAGCAGCCAAAGAAGGCAATGTTAGTGCTAAAGAGGCTTTAAAGAGGCTTGGCAGTGTCTATTTACATAATCGCGATGTTTGTGCTCAGGAAGCAGTTTATCGACTGACTAACATGCATTTGAAGGAGTGTTCtcggaaagttgtttttattccaacCGGTgataatattgtaaaaatgaGTTTAcccatttctgttttgaaacagAAAGCTACATTACAGGATCTTGCTCCAGAAGACATGTGGATGACTGGTATAGTTGACCGCTATAAGAATCGGCCAAATGATGATGTGTTTTCTGATATGTGCCTGGCTAAATTTGCTTCAGAGTATCgtgttttgtcaaaaaatgaGAAGTGTAAAAATTCAGTAAAATTGAATAAGGATTTTGGCATTGTTGTGAAAAGAACTCGGACAAAACCAGCAGTTGTTCGTTATGCGCGTTTCTCTGAAACAAAAGAGCCAGAAAAGTTTTATCAAAGCATAATGCAGCTATTTATGCCTTATCGCTTTGATAATGAACTTAAACCTGCACATTGTGAATCCTTTGGTGACTTTTATAGAACTGGTGTGATTAGTTTTGTTAATGGGACAACACATTCTGTAAAGTCTGTTGTGGATTTAAATAGGAGTGAATTTGAGGTGGAATCTGATCATTTTGAGGCTGTGGACAATGTTACCGGTGATGTAATGCTGGAAGATGCATGGGCTGAATTGTGTCCTGAGGTTGAATTGGAACGACTGGAGTGTGTAGAATTACAAAAGGAAAGACCAATAGAAAACAGTGACCAGGAACAAATCCCTGATTTAAGTTTTCAGTCTAAAGACATTTCTGtatttgagaaaagaaaaattactagAACTGAAGGGCTTGCATTAATTAGAtctttgaatgaaaaacagttctctgttttttatcaAATCAGGCAGTGGTGTCTTGCTAAAGTTAATGGAAAAAATCCTGAACcactgcatatttttattacagGTGGTGCTGGTACAGGAAAAAGTCATTTAATCAAAGCAATTGAATATGAATCCAAACGGTTATTGTCCACAGTGTGTCAGTCTCCTGACAACACATGCGTACTTTTGACAGCTCCCACTGGCATTGCTGCATATAATTTAGAAGCAACAACAATCCACACCACATTTTCTATTGGAAAGGATGTACGCTTACCGTATACTCCTTTAAGTGAAGATAAACTAAATTCCTTGCGCGTCAAATATTGTGATCTCCAGCTTCTTATCATAGATGAAATATCAATGGTTGATCACAATCTCTTATCATATGTTCATGGTCGATTGcgtcaaataaaacaaagtgttaAATCATATGGTAATATTAGTGTAATTGTGGTCGGTGATATGTACCAGCTTCCACCTGTGAAAGGTAAACCACTTTATTCTGATGGTGTTGCCACAAATATCtggtcagatttatttaaaattgtagAGTTAACTGAAATAGTTAGACAAAAAGATGCTGTGTTTTCTCAACTGCTGAACAGGATGAGAACTCGCTCCAAAGGCACACCAATATTGGCTGAtgatttacagattttaaaacgTTGTGAAACAGGTGAGGTCAGCTCAGCCTTACACATATTCGCAACTAATAAACAAGTAAATGAGCACAATATTCATCGATTATATGAGACTTGTCCTGAATTTCTAACTATTGGGGCGCAGGACTATgtcaatgataaaaaaactggaaaattgaGGTTGTTGGAAGGACATCATGCAAAAGCTTCAAATACTTGCTTGTCAGAAGTGTTGTTATTGGGTAACGGAGCGCGTGTTatgttgtgtaaaaatgtggaTGTTAGCGATGGTTTGGTTAATGGTGTTTGTGGTACtgttacagaaatattaatacCAGAAAAGGACAAGTTTCCTAAAGTGGTCTATGTTAAATTTGATGATGAACGTGTAGGCATGCAGAAGAGGAAGAGCTGCCACTATCCATCATCAGATTTGGCTGGATCCACACCCATTGGACCTGAGGAGGAACGAGCCACCGTTAAAGGTGGCATGCGCCGACAATTTCCACTCAGGTTGGCATGGGCTTGTACAGTACACAAAGTTCAAGGACTAACTGTTGATGaagctgttgtttcttttagtaaaatatttgcaccGGGTCAAGCTTATGTGGCTATAAGTCGTGTAAGAAATCTTTTAGGATTGACAATTgaaaattttgatgaaaaaaggaTATATTGTAAAGATGACATTTTGGTTGCACTTCAGAATATGACACCTGTTTTAAGTGGATCAATTGAATTGGATCGATTTAACACatctatttttactgtattCCTAATGAATGTGCAAAGTTTGAATCGGCATGTAAAAGATTTGGCTTGTTATATAGAACATTGGAAACCAAAATGCATTGCTGTTACAGAAACATGGGTTTCTTCAACCCACACAGATACAGTAAAGATAGATGGTTACAGTTTCACTAATCGTCCACGATGTTTGTCGTATAATACCAGGCATCCGGAACTGATTGCGTTACAAGACCAACAACATGGTGGTGTTGGCATCTATTGTGCAGATGATGTAGAGTTTCAAGTACTACCACAACCGGAGCTGAATTTGGAGTGTTTAGTTCATCGATTTTGTAGTTGTAACATGGTGCTTGGGGTAATTTACCGACCGCCACTATACCCTCtttcactgtttaaaaataatttaggaaaATTACTTGATTGGCTTGAGAAACAAAGTGACACAATAGCACTGATTGGAGATTTTAATGACGATATTTTTAAGTCATCTACTAtcaaaaaatttgtttgtgaTAAAGGGTACATCCAAATAGTTAAAGAAGCAACCACTGAAAAAGATACTTTGATTGATCATGTTTATGTTAAATCAAAGACATATAAAGTGGAGGCAGTAGTTGTGCCTACATATTTTAGTGATCACGAGGGTGTAATGTGTG GTGTTGCTGGTCCGTTGCTTTGGAGCGCAGAGTATTTGAACCTTACCATCTCCACCTTCTGTGTCGCCATCGGCTTCCACTCTGCCACTTGA
- the LOC122820545 gene encoding uncharacterized protein LOC122820545, whose product MPRGKSHRRSEAAKRRIEAVRIQLFGTAKASSDFVAQHGTGWRHTVRKWPPSEVTNHCHKLVIPEGLPDKKFVLVIGDSHLRSFVDGIVEMASGCIQFGFISTPGGAAADLRLEILNAVIPREPDAVCIMAPSNNLTASRNPEEAGQEFERYLLAVCSRWPKVFCTGFIPRLTEPREKQNLFQQEFHRRSAKLGITYYPVADYFPLGRLNLWCRDGIHLSDNHGMQMLKQLIWVFSYKFMYLSAPKPLVQSQASTPYKQRFLPRVVVKGEERSRPSSPLPTEWTLVRSGRKRNFSGESDCLSDSPKKRVVHHQRDHTPVALSACDIPSNPVHFSPAILVAMETVSPSAVPDVHTGTETKPVELQKKAAVSKSRRVRQKVSAVSCATPARDAEFVLAENTVVLKPPKVFVSDALPACPHVASDGPAVLPTRVRMAFHRL is encoded by the exons ATGCCTCGAGGAAAGTCCCACCGCCGTTCCGAAGCTGCAAAGAGGAGAATAGAAGCAGTTCGGATTCAGCTGTTCGGGACAGCCAAAGCCTCCAGCGATTTTGTTGCAC AACATGGCACCGGCTGGCGCCATACTGTGAGAAAATGGCCACCTAGTGAAGTGACTAACCACTGTCACAAGCTGGTCATTCCAGAGGGACTGCCTGATAAGAAG TTCGTTCTTGTTATCGGCGATTCCCATTTACGATCATTTGTCGACGGCATTGTTGAGATGGCAAGCGGCTGCATCCAGTTTGGTTTCATCTCCACTCCTGGTGGTGCTGCAGCCGACTTGCGACTCGAGATTCTGAACGCCGTCATACCTCGGGAGCCTGATGCTGTCTGCATCATGGCTCCCTCAAACAACCTTACGGCCAGTCGTAACCCAGAAGAAGCCGGACAGGAGTTTGAGCGGTACCTGTTGGCTGTCTGTAGTCGTTGGCCTAAG GTTTTTTGTACCGGCTTCATACCCCGCTTGACCGAGCCCAGAGAGAAGCAGAACTTGTTTCAGCAAGAATTCCACCGCAGGTCGGCAAAGCTAG GGATAACATATTATCCCGTtgctgactactttcctctggGCCGTCTCAATCTGTGGTGCCGTGATGGC ATTCACCTTAGCGACAACCATGGGATGCAGATGCTCAAGCAACTTATATGGGTGTTTTCCTATAAGTTCATGTACTTGTCAGCACCAAAGCCACTGGTGCAGAGTCAGGCAAGTACTCCTTATAAACAGAGATTTCTGCCCCGTGTGGTGGTGAAGGGAGAGGAGCGTTCTCGTCCTTCTTCTCCACTCCCTACCGAATGGACGCTTGTGAGATCTGGCAGGAAG AGGAACTTCTCGGGAGAATCGGACTGTTTGTCTGATTCACCCAAGAAAAGAGTGGTTCATCACCAG AGGGATCACACTCCTGTGGCTTTATCGGCGTGTGACATCCCATCCAATCCTGTCCATTTCTCACCTGCTATCTTGGTGGCCATGGAAACAGTCTCTCCATCGGCTGTTCCAGATGTTCACACAGGCACTGAG ACAAAGCCTGTGGAACTTCAAAAAAAAGCAGCTGTCTCTAAGTCTAGACGTGTGAGACAGAAG GTTTCAGCTGTATCTTGTGCAACTCCTGCAAGAGATGCGGAATTTGTGCTGGCTGAAaacact gTCGTACTTAAGCCGCCAAAGGTGTTTGTCTCTGATGCGCTTCCTGCCTGTCCTCATGTGGCGTCTGACGGTCCTGCTGTGCTGCCTACCC GTGTCAGAATGGCCTTCCACCGTCTCTGA